The following DNA comes from [Chlorobium] sp. 445.
CAGCGGATAGGGCGACACTTGTTTCTGGCGCCTTAGTTGCAGTACTGCCAGCGCAAGTGTTAAGACAAGTTCTACACCAAGAATGCTCAGTAAGACTTTTATGCCGAAATACTCTCCTACTTCCATAGTTACTTCGCTACACCTCTTCAAAGTAATTTTGCTGCCTCTTTGGCAAAGTATGAGAAAATCAGGCTTGCGCCGGCACGCTTCATTGAAAGCAGCATTTCCATCATCACACGCTCACCATCGATCCAGCCGTTGGCATGTGCGGCTTTGACCATTGCATATTCGCCTGAGACATTATAGACGGCAATCGGCACATTGAAGGTTTCTTTTGCGCGCCGCACGACATCCAGATAAGCCAGTGCGGGCTTAATCATCACAATATCGGCGCCTTCTTGGATATCAAGTTCGATTTCACGAAGGGCTTCATCTGAGTTTGCAGGGTTCATCTGGTAACTTTTTTTGTCGCCAAATTTTGGTGCAGAGTTCAGCGCATCGCGGAAAGGTCCATAGAATGCTGAAGCATACTTAGCCGAGTAAGAGAGAATGCCGACATTGATGAAGCCGTTATCATCTAATTCTTCGCGAATCGCTCCGACACGACCATCCATCATATCGCTTGGCGCTACAAAATCTGCGCCTGCAGCGGCATGTGAAAGTGCCATTCTTGCCAACACATCGACCGTTTCATCATTGAGAATTTTACCATCACTGACCAAACCATCATGCCCGTGCGTTGTAAAGGGGTCAAGCGCTACATCGGTCATCACACAAAGCTCAGGAAATTCTTTTTTGATGGCGCGAATGGCACGCTGCACGATGCCATTGTCATTATACGCCTCGCGTGCATCATCACTTTTTTCAGCAGGGATTCCAAAGAGGTCAATTGCCAAAATGCCGAGTTTGAGCAAGTTCTCACATTCACGCACTGCATTGTCAATTGAGAGCCGAAAAATATTCGGCATGGAAGGCACTTCTTCGGCAATGTTTTCACCTTCTTGCACAAAGAGCGGAAAGACAAAATCTTCCTTTCGCAAACAGGATTCTGAGACCAACTCACGAATGGCTTTTGTCTGACGCAGTCGACGTGGTCGATGCGTCAAATTGAGTTGCTTTAAGGCGTTCATCATGTCTCTTTTGGGTACCGCTGCTTTGGTTTCAAACGGGTTGCTTTGAATGCTTGGCGCTTTAGCACATTTGCTGTGAAAGTATTGCAATTTCGTCAGACCTCAAAATCTCGTGCAAAATTGCCGATTTTGTTTAAATTTCGCCTTGTTTGAGTCTCCCCGCAGAAAAACAAAAAAGTAAGGTTATGACGAAGCACGTCGCAGAATCTCACCCTTCACTTTCCACAGATACACTGCCTGCTGGCATTGATGTTTCAATACTGCGCCAATGGTATCGCTTGATGCATTTGGGGCGTCAGCTTGATCTCAAAGCGGCAGGGTATCTCAAAAAAGGCATGGGCTGGTCGTACCATGCACCGTATCAAGGACATGACGGCATTCAACTTGCCTTGGGTTTATCGTTTCGCCCAAGCAAAGATTTTCTTTTCCCATACTATCGTGATATGCTCACGGTACTTGCCGCTGGAATTAGCGTAGAAGAAATTTTGCTCAATGGACTTTCGCGCGATGCTGATGTTGCCAGTGGCGGTCGGCATATGTCCAATCACTTTGCCAAGCCTGAGATTCGCATTCAGAATGTCTCTTCGCTCACGGGCAATCATGCACAACATGCTGTTGGCCTTGCCCGCGCCATTAAGAAATATGGCGGCGATGAAATTGCATTTTATTCCGGCGGCGAATCGGCAAGCGCAGAAGGGTATTTCTACGAAGCTATCAATGGAGCTTCACGCGAAATTTTACCTGTTGTGTTTGTGCTTCAAAACAATCGTTTTGGTATTTCTGTACCTGTGCGGGAGCAGTTTGCAACGGAGCATCCTGCGGAACTCTTTCGCAGTTTTCCAAATTTGCATGTGATTTTCTGTGACGGCACGGATGTCTTTGATTCGTGGCGTGCCATGCAAGAAGCTATTGCGTTTGTGAAGTCAGGCAAAGGTGCAGCGCTTGTTGAAGCTGATTGTGAGCGCATTGGCTCTCACTCGAATTCCGACAACCATTTTCTTTATCGCACGCACGAAGAGCTCGAGGCTGCCAAAGCCCGCGATCCGCTGCCGAAGTTCAAAAACTTCCTACTCGAAAAGCAGATTTTTACGGCGGCTGAACTTGAAGCGAT
Coding sequences within:
- a CDS encoding porphobilinogen synthase, with the translated sequence MNALKQLNLTHRPRRLRQTKAIRELVSESCLRKEDFVFPLFVQEGENIAEEVPSMPNIFRLSIDNAVRECENLLKLGILAIDLFGIPAEKSDDAREAYNDNGIVQRAIRAIKKEFPELCVMTDVALDPFTTHGHDGLVSDGKILNDETVDVLARMALSHAAAGADFVAPSDMMDGRVGAIREELDDNGFINVGILSYSAKYASAFYGPFRDALNSAPKFGDKKSYQMNPANSDEALREIELDIQEGADIVMIKPALAYLDVVRRAKETFNVPIAVYNVSGEYAMVKAAHANGWIDGERVMMEMLLSMKRAGASLIFSYFAKEAAKLL